One stretch of Pradoshia sp. D12 DNA includes these proteins:
- a CDS encoding ABC transporter substrate-binding protein — MLKSTKSLLALLLVVGVLLAGCKGEEGATGTSGDEKVKITFWDENAGPERTPIWKELIERFEKENPNIEVEYVGIPNKSSKSKYDAAIAADDMPDVGSVQTSWLPEFSIRNALLPLDSYFEKSELKDLINKGAVEFNKDITQDGKLYGLPYTQNLDILWIRSDWFKEDGVKEPETWNDFFTAIEKMTDKEKQRYGYTIRGGAGGSFQLQRSMYAYSGIENYFDENGKATINDSKHVEFIEKYLANYKKFTPKSDITNGYKEMIAGFDTGVVAMVHHNIGSYGEHKKSLKDGQYKAIPLPKTEDGKYVAEGGNAINTAVFKTTKHPDAAWKFAEFINTAESQSYWNEQVGQIPTNSDVLKEEWVKNSHHIKVAFDVYDNPETILYQPPFYLPDYRSILDNIVDPGTQSVMSGDMTAQEFLDEWAKAIEDSQKQYDGVFKK; from the coding sequence ATGTTAAAATCTACAAAATCCTTACTAGCACTATTATTGGTAGTAGGTGTACTTCTTGCAGGTTGTAAGGGAGAAGAGGGAGCCACTGGAACATCAGGGGATGAAAAAGTTAAGATAACGTTTTGGGATGAGAACGCAGGACCAGAGCGTACGCCAATTTGGAAAGAATTGATTGAGCGTTTTGAAAAGGAGAACCCGAATATTGAAGTTGAATATGTAGGGATCCCAAATAAATCATCAAAATCGAAATACGATGCTGCAATCGCTGCTGATGATATGCCTGATGTAGGCTCAGTTCAAACAAGTTGGTTGCCTGAATTCTCTATACGAAATGCCTTACTGCCTCTTGATTCCTATTTTGAAAAGTCTGAGTTGAAGGATTTGATTAATAAAGGAGCAGTTGAGTTCAACAAGGACATTACACAAGATGGCAAGCTATACGGTCTTCCATATACACAAAACCTTGACATTCTTTGGATACGATCAGACTGGTTTAAAGAAGATGGCGTGAAGGAGCCTGAAACCTGGAATGATTTCTTTACAGCTATCGAAAAAATGACAGATAAAGAGAAACAACGCTATGGATACACAATCCGTGGAGGTGCGGGAGGTTCCTTCCAGTTGCAGCGTTCTATGTATGCTTATAGCGGAATTGAAAATTACTTTGATGAAAACGGAAAAGCGACTATTAATGATTCTAAACATGTAGAGTTTATTGAAAAGTACTTGGCCAATTATAAAAAATTTACACCAAAGAGTGATATCACAAACGGCTACAAAGAAATGATTGCTGGATTTGACACAGGTGTTGTAGCGATGGTGCATCATAATATCGGCTCTTATGGGGAGCACAAAAAGTCATTAAAAGACGGACAATATAAGGCAATCCCGCTTCCTAAAACTGAAGATGGAAAATACGTAGCAGAAGGCGGAAATGCAATTAACACTGCAGTTTTTAAAACAACGAAACATCCTGACGCTGCATGGAAATTTGCGGAGTTTATTAACACAGCTGAGTCCCAAAGCTATTGGAATGAGCAAGTGGGTCAAATCCCAACCAATTCAGATGTCTTAAAAGAAGAATGGGTTAAGAACAGCCATCATATTAAAGTTGCTTTCGATGTATACGATAACCCAGAAACTATTCTTTACCAGCCTCCTTTCTATTTGCCAGACTATCGTTCTATCCTTGACAATATTGTCGACCCTGGTACTCAATCGGTTATGAGTGGAGACATGACTGCACAAGAATTTTTAGATGAATGGGCAAAGGCAATTGAAGATTCACAAAAACAATATGATGGAGTATTTAAAAAATAG
- a CDS encoding sugar phosphate isomerase/epimerase family protein, whose protein sequence is MKRLLEDINSNNLQVIFDPVNYLTVDNYLYQEEVFKEAFELFGERIVILHAKDYIIENNRVKMVPVGTGLLNYKAVFRYIKKNKPFINILLENTREPYINDSIAFMQKEYELV, encoded by the coding sequence ATGAAACGCTTGCTTGAAGACATCAACTCTAACAATCTTCAAGTCATTTTTGATCCGGTGAATTATCTGACAGTAGATAATTATCTCTACCAAGAAGAGGTCTTTAAAGAAGCTTTTGAATTGTTTGGCGAACGAATTGTCATTCTTCATGCGAAAGATTATATCATTGAAAATAATCGCGTCAAAATGGTGCCGGTGGGCACAGGTTTATTAAATTATAAAGCTGTATTTCGATACATAAAGAAAAATAAACCCTTTATTAATATATTACTAGAAAACACTAGGGAACCATATATCAATGATAGTATAGCTTTTATGCAAAAAGAGTATGAACTAGTCTAA
- a CDS encoding carbohydrate ABC transporter permease, with protein sequence MLTNKKVTDKFLFLYLPLTFMLSFTIFPIYWTINTALKSEGDIMKRPLEYVPLAPTLDNFVTAWSSVGFATYFKNSLIVGISTVIIVIVLSTLSGYALSRYQFKGKKGFLLMLLCTQFIPRAMMIIPLFIIFKNLGLISNPLSLILTYTAVEIPFTTILMTGFISNVPKELEEAAQIDGCSKLQAIRYVVLPLLIPGIVATAVFTFIYTWNEFLIALMLTNQQSMFTLPVGLSSMMGEFNVNYGALAAGSVIALIPAVLLFAYAQKHLVNGMGGAVKG encoded by the coding sequence ATGTTGACAAATAAAAAGGTGACGGATAAGTTTCTATTCTTGTATCTGCCGCTAACTTTCATGTTGAGTTTTACAATATTCCCAATATACTGGACGATTAATACAGCATTAAAATCTGAAGGGGATATCATGAAACGCCCGTTGGAATACGTACCTTTGGCGCCAACACTAGATAACTTTGTGACAGCATGGAGCAGTGTCGGGTTTGCAACTTATTTTAAAAACAGTCTGATTGTCGGAATCAGTACTGTAATAATAGTAATCGTGTTATCTACATTATCTGGATATGCTCTAAGTCGTTACCAGTTTAAAGGGAAAAAAGGATTTCTATTAATGCTTTTATGTACGCAATTCATACCAAGGGCAATGATGATTATTCCACTTTTTATCATCTTTAAAAACCTTGGCCTAATCAGTAATCCGCTTTCACTCATTCTTACATATACAGCGGTTGAAATACCTTTTACGACGATTTTGATGACTGGCTTTATATCGAATGTCCCAAAAGAATTAGAAGAAGCTGCACAGATTGATGGTTGCAGTAAGTTGCAAGCCATTCGCTATGTGGTACTGCCGTTGCTGATTCCGGGAATTGTTGCCACAGCTGTGTTTACGTTTATCTATACTTGGAATGAATTCTTAATAGCACTCATGTTAACGAATCAACAATCAATGTTCACATTGCCAGTAGGATTAAGCTCAATGATGGGAGAGTTTAACGTGAATTATGGTGCATTAGCAGCAGGAAGTGTAATTGCTCTTATTCCGGCAGTCTTACTGTTTGCTTATGCTCAAAAACACCTTGTTAACGGTATGGGTGGAGCAGTAAAAGGTTAA
- a CDS encoding sensor histidine kinase: protein MITERTKTLVRKYFLFSVKSTINSLYLPIMIVFIIIIGWVSTLLATKQIEENTYNSMSDTVYQTKNYLEYMLSDAFQQLVAISNDPKIQMLAVDEEGDVSPETYIAFDNKLQVIYSHFNVMLESILIDINRGEFSVYRNSDQSFPTISYEDYFEPDRGNNESYYWRNLHSNQAFAEGNKVVSVYKLINNQDTSTEGIILFNFREDFFKQILNKSLIEGNGYLTLISPDGHFESKDVEEEYQLDESMITYLQTVNKDVGRLTFKNKNNETMIALYDTIGVNKWKLVSIIPQSEILQRVNYIKYLTFTLIAVMSVIAIFLSNFIGRFVSGPFEKLARQMKTIESTNLHLNFEMSGPKEMKILQNGFNQLNIQIHALMNQIRLEQEEKRQLEFAVMHAQINPHFLYNTLYSIKGLSDMGLNEDASKMVMALSSFFRIGISKGKEIISIKEEVEHIENYLYIQEMRYGDDFSYKINVSEKILNYNIIKLSLQPLLENSIYHGVKQKRGQAKIEICGYEKDDLIYLDVIDNGSGINKEKLEDIQKELNSAYGEKKRFIGVGLQSVNERVKIHFGKEYGIFIVSDQGEGTKVTIIIPKTKGEINDHV, encoded by the coding sequence ATGATTACTGAAAGAACGAAAACTTTGGTAAGAAAGTATTTTTTGTTTTCTGTAAAATCGACAATTAATTCACTGTATCTTCCTATAATGATTGTTTTTATCATTATTATTGGTTGGGTATCCACTTTGCTCGCAACAAAACAAATAGAAGAAAATACATATAATAGTATGAGTGATACCGTCTATCAAACGAAAAACTACTTAGAATACATGCTTTCTGATGCATTTCAACAGTTAGTTGCCATATCTAATGATCCAAAAATTCAAATGCTTGCTGTTGATGAAGAAGGCGATGTAAGTCCAGAGACATATATTGCTTTTGATAATAAACTACAAGTTATATACAGTCACTTTAACGTTATGCTTGAATCGATATTAATCGATATTAATCGTGGTGAATTTTCCGTTTACCGGAACAGTGACCAGAGCTTTCCAACTATTTCATATGAAGATTATTTTGAACCAGACCGAGGGAATAATGAATCCTATTATTGGCGTAATCTACATAGTAATCAAGCATTTGCAGAAGGAAACAAGGTAGTATCAGTTTATAAGTTAATTAATAATCAAGATACATCAACAGAAGGAATTATTTTATTTAATTTTCGAGAGGACTTCTTTAAGCAAATTCTTAATAAATCTTTAATAGAAGGAAATGGGTATTTAACTCTCATCAGTCCAGATGGGCATTTTGAATCAAAGGATGTAGAGGAAGAATATCAACTAGACGAAAGTATGATTACATATTTACAAACTGTTAATAAGGACGTTGGAAGACTAACGTTTAAAAATAAGAATAACGAGACCATGATAGCCTTATATGACACGATTGGCGTGAATAAGTGGAAGCTGGTTTCGATAATACCTCAATCAGAAATTCTTCAGCGAGTCAATTATATTAAGTATCTGACCTTCACACTCATTGCGGTAATGAGTGTTATAGCGATATTTCTCTCAAATTTCATTGGCCGATTTGTATCAGGCCCATTTGAAAAATTAGCAAGACAAATGAAAACAATTGAATCGACAAATCTTCATTTGAATTTTGAAATGTCGGGTCCAAAAGAAATGAAGATCCTTCAAAATGGTTTTAATCAACTAAATATACAAATTCATGCTTTAATGAATCAAATACGATTGGAGCAAGAGGAGAAGCGGCAATTAGAGTTTGCTGTCATGCACGCCCAGATTAATCCTCATTTTCTCTACAATACTCTCTATTCAATTAAGGGGTTGTCTGATATGGGATTAAATGAGGATGCAAGTAAAATGGTAATGGCACTCTCTAGCTTTTTTCGAATTGGCATTAGTAAAGGAAAAGAAATAATATCAATAAAGGAGGAAGTCGAACATATTGAGAACTATTTATATATACAAGAAATGCGATATGGCGATGATTTTTCCTATAAAATTAATGTTTCAGAAAAGATTCTCAATTACAACATTATTAAACTATCATTACAGCCGTTGTTAGAAAATTCTATTTATCATGGTGTTAAACAAAAACGGGGCCAAGCAAAGATAGAAATTTGTGGCTACGAAAAAGACGATCTAATTTATTTAGATGTAATCGATAACGGTAGCGGTATCAATAAAGAAAAATTGGAAGATATTCAAAAGGAACTCAATTCAGCTTATGGAGAAAAGAAAAGGTTTATTGGTGTGGGTTTACAAAGTGTTAATGAACGCGTGAAAATTCATTTTGGTAAAGAATATGGAATATTCATAGTAAGTGATCAAGGAGAAGGCACGAAAGTAACCATTATAATTCCCAAAACAAAAGGGGAAATCAATGACCATGTATAA
- a CDS encoding carbohydrate ABC transporter permease, whose amino-acid sequence MGVLEKTNETAFEREGPERKKRKIKKEKLIPYLFLLPSLLFVAGFLFYPIATVFYYSVQHYDISAPYYNGFAGLENFVNIFTNDKYFLPSLWNSIKWVVTEVGLQLTFGMILALLLNQTFKLRGLIRAIAFVPWAISGVLASVMWSLMYNEHMGVINDLLMRFGIVDEPQAFLASTSTAFASVVIAELWRGIPFFAITLLASLQSIPEELYEAARVDGANRWKTLIFITLPQLKNTIILTTLLRVVWEFNNVDLIFNLTGGGPSHSTTTLTMYIADLAVHGSNFGYGSALTVISFGILFIFAVIYLKLSRYERE is encoded by the coding sequence ATGGGTGTTCTTGAAAAAACGAATGAAACCGCTTTCGAAAGGGAGGGACCAGAGAGGAAGAAGCGAAAAATAAAAAAAGAGAAACTTATTCCTTATCTATTTTTACTCCCATCATTGCTTTTTGTTGCTGGTTTCTTATTTTATCCAATTGCAACAGTTTTTTATTACAGTGTTCAGCACTATGATATATCAGCACCCTATTATAACGGATTTGCTGGTCTTGAAAACTTTGTGAATATTTTTACAAACGATAAATATTTCTTACCAAGTCTATGGAACAGTATTAAGTGGGTTGTAACAGAAGTTGGTTTGCAATTGACCTTTGGAATGATTTTAGCCTTACTATTAAATCAAACTTTTAAGCTAAGAGGACTTATACGTGCTATCGCCTTTGTTCCCTGGGCAATCTCTGGTGTTTTAGCTTCTGTAATGTGGTCTTTAATGTATAACGAGCATATGGGGGTTATCAATGATTTGCTCATGAGGTTTGGGATTGTAGATGAACCGCAAGCATTCTTAGCAAGTACTTCCACGGCGTTTGCATCTGTTGTAATTGCAGAATTATGGCGAGGAATCCCATTCTTCGCAATTACATTATTGGCATCATTACAAAGTATTCCTGAAGAATTATATGAAGCTGCTCGGGTTGATGGAGCAAATAGATGGAAAACACTCATTTTTATTACTCTACCGCAATTAAAAAATACAATTATTTTAACAACCTTACTTAGAGTTGTTTGGGAGTTTAATAACGTAGACCTTATCTTTAACTTAACAGGTGGAGGGCCGTCTCACTCAACTACCACACTGACAATGTATATTGCTGATCTTGCCGTACACGGCAGTAATTTTGGATATGGATCAGCATTAACAGTGATATCTTTCGGAATCCTATTCATTTTTGCTGTCATTTATCTCAAATTATCACGCTATGAAAGGGAGTGA
- a CDS encoding sugar phosphate isomerase/epimerase family protein, whose protein sequence is MKANIGIRAHDIEHLPLEQLASVVSRKGLTSVQLALAKSFGSDFETGFGTLSPGYAHHIGNAFRKENIQIAVLGCYINMIHPNDTERIKELDRFKEHIRFARDFGCSIIGTETGNVNSENVYTEENFTEGPYQKVVNSVRGLVSEAEKHGVIVGIEGGIITLFTRLNE, encoded by the coding sequence ATGAAAGCAAATATCGGAATACGAGCGCACGACATAGAACATCTTCCATTAGAACAATTAGCAAGTGTCGTTTCAAGGAAAGGATTAACATCAGTACAATTGGCTTTGGCAAAGTCGTTTGGTTCTGACTTTGAGACAGGTTTTGGCACATTGAGTCCGGGATATGCTCATCATATTGGAAATGCTTTTCGTAAAGAAAATATTCAAATAGCTGTTCTGGGTTGTTACATTAACATGATCCATCCTAATGATACAGAAAGGATAAAAGAGTTAGACCGTTTTAAGGAGCATATTCGTTTTGCGCGAGATTTTGGCTGTAGTATTATTGGAACGGAAACAGGAAATGTAAATTCTGAAAACGTCTATACAGAGGAGAATTTTACAGAGGGACCGTATCAAAAGGTAGTTAATAGTGTACGAGGACTTGTTAGTGAGGCAGAGAAACATGGAGTTATCGTAGGAATCGAAGGGGGTATAATCACCCTATTCACACGCCTCAACGAATGA
- the safA gene encoding SafA/ExsA family spore coat assembly protein, with product MKKKITSVILTTTLLLPTATAFADYQYTVVSGDTLWKIAVKTETGISELIAANSQISNINLIYPGQKINIPTQDDVKAYEQEVIRLVNVERAKQGLQELKYDWELARVARYKSEDMRDNNYFSHTSPVYGSPFDMMKNFGINYKSAGENIAKGQTTPEQVVNAWMNSSGHRANILSSKFTHIGVGYAKSGHIWTQQFISK from the coding sequence ATGAAGAAAAAAATCACATCAGTTATACTCACAACTACTTTACTGCTACCTACAGCCACCGCTTTTGCAGACTATCAATATACGGTTGTCTCCGGTGATACTTTATGGAAGATTGCTGTTAAAACAGAGACAGGAATCAGCGAACTTATTGCAGCCAATTCTCAAATTTCAAATATAAACTTGATTTATCCTGGTCAAAAGATCAATATTCCTACTCAAGACGATGTTAAGGCCTATGAGCAAGAAGTTATCAGGCTCGTCAATGTTGAAAGAGCAAAACAAGGTTTGCAGGAATTAAAATATGATTGGGAGCTTGCCAGAGTAGCTAGATACAAGTCAGAAGATATGAGAGATAATAATTACTTTAGTCACACTAGTCCTGTTTATGGTTCTCCATTCGACATGATGAAAAACTTTGGCATCAATTATAAATCTGCCGGTGAAAACATCGCAAAAGGTCAAACAACACCTGAACAAGTTGTAAATGCGTGGATGAATAGCTCAGGTCACAGAGCAAATATTTTAAGCTCGAAGTTTACTCATATTGGCGTAGGTTATGCGAAGTCTGGCCACATCTGGACTCAGCAATTTATCTCTAAGTAA
- a CDS encoding ABC transporter substrate-binding protein — MVYMKIIAPVFVIAIVGVLLAGYGAINPQPIKQIDDKVEITFWDDSEDPDRIALWEELIKRFEVENPTIEVEYIALHKDSAKSKFDSAIASDDTPDVASVYTSWLPEFKDRDALLPLDSYFENWSKKEKINSKAIQFNRKIIKDNLLYGIPYTQNLDILWIRSDWFEEENVKIPETWNEFFQAARNMTDKSKDQFGYSIRGGVGGSFQLQRLMYAYSGIGEYIKDGKSTINNQKHVEFLKDYFALYQEYTPKSDIANDYNALIAGFDAGRVAMIQHNLGSYGDHMKLLKDNQFQVIPVPKSMDGRFVVEGGNTIGLSIFKDTEYPKESWEFVRFINSKSAQSYWNQVVGQIPTNSDVLNDSWVKESLHIKKAIEIYNDPETIIYEPAFYLPEYRSILNLMVDSGIQSVLSGKKTVEDFLDEWAIAIEDAMRRYENKYPVQTKRPD, encoded by the coding sequence ATGGTGTATATGAAAATAATTGCTCCAGTTTTTGTAATTGCTATAGTAGGCGTACTATTGGCAGGGTATGGGGCAATAAATCCTCAGCCAATAAAACAAATAGATGATAAGGTGGAAATTACGTTTTGGGATGATAGTGAAGATCCGGACCGCATAGCTCTATGGGAAGAGTTAATTAAAAGGTTCGAGGTAGAAAATCCAACAATCGAAGTGGAATACATCGCCCTGCATAAGGATTCAGCAAAATCGAAATTTGACTCAGCAATTGCTTCAGATGATACACCAGATGTAGCAAGTGTCTATACGAGCTGGCTTCCCGAGTTTAAGGATCGAGATGCTTTACTTCCATTGGATTCTTACTTTGAAAACTGGAGTAAGAAAGAGAAGATAAATTCAAAAGCTATTCAATTTAACCGAAAAATAATTAAAGATAATCTATTATATGGAATTCCATACACACAAAATCTTGATATATTATGGATACGTTCGGATTGGTTTGAAGAAGAAAATGTGAAAATACCGGAAACGTGGAATGAGTTTTTTCAGGCGGCTAGAAATATGACAGATAAATCAAAAGATCAGTTTGGTTATTCTATTCGTGGCGGTGTTGGAGGTTCATTCCAACTACAAAGGCTGATGTATGCTTATTCAGGTATCGGGGAGTATATCAAGGATGGGAAGAGTACAATAAATAATCAAAAGCATGTAGAATTCTTAAAGGATTATTTTGCATTATACCAGGAATATACGCCAAAAAGTGATATAGCTAATGATTATAATGCGTTAATTGCTGGCTTTGATGCTGGGCGAGTGGCGATGATTCAGCATAATCTTGGTTCATATGGGGATCATATGAAATTATTAAAAGACAATCAATTTCAAGTAATTCCGGTGCCGAAATCGATGGATGGAAGATTTGTAGTTGAAGGGGGAAACACGATTGGTTTAAGCATCTTTAAGGATACAGAGTATCCGAAAGAGTCATGGGAATTTGTTCGTTTTATCAATTCAAAGAGTGCTCAAAGCTATTGGAATCAAGTCGTTGGTCAAATTCCAACCAACTCAGATGTATTAAATGATAGCTGGGTAAAGGAATCGCTTCATATAAAGAAAGCAATTGAAATTTATAATGACCCAGAAACGATTATTTACGAACCTGCCTTTTATCTCCCTGAATATCGATCCATTCTTAATTTAATGGTAGATTCAGGTATTCAATCAGTGTTAAGCGGAAAAAAGACTGTTGAAGACTTCTTAGATGAATGGGCAATAGCGATAGAGGATGCAATGAGACGGTACGAGAATAAATATCCGGTTCAAACAAAGAGACCAGATTGA
- a CDS encoding response regulator — MTMYKVIIVEDDRIIRQGLCKTIPWEHHGFCVAGEAGDGEIAMELIEQEQPQVVVSDINMPFMNGIEMAKLVKEKSPTSKIIFLTGYEDFNYAQEAIKLRAFDYLLKPVDSTLLLEKAKEAAVEWEKERADYKKIQASIPLLQQNFLQKLARQEKERVDIEEELFSLGIHLEGPFYSSMLIHCEQEEGLIDKFSAQIATLISESVKPCMGVVLNAGENEIAIFLSLETNQNNRMNLLANNILKLMGSTRLLMTITLGRIYNNLFELSNSFLDCRLAMDIRHIMGHGQIYSIDDATSDWQISKEKLIGIERKLEEQIILGLPGSITKTLDELNEVIFNCRNLTLKEMKILAIKFSSMLFYEIEKWKKEEMNSFDSSIYYDDIMGLKSLNEMMEILQRLVQEWALLMNKGLKNNRYSLVDQAINYMKESYQESGLTLLKVAKQVHVSPPYLSNLFKVEKGFNFGDFLLELRMNKAIDILTTEYVKTYEVSERVGYNNPQYFSICFKKYTGYTPAEFRKKHRA; from the coding sequence ATGACCATGTATAAAGTAATTATTGTTGAAGATGATCGTATTATCCGTCAAGGCTTATGTAAAACAATTCCTTGGGAGCATCATGGTTTTTGTGTTGCAGGGGAGGCAGGGGATGGAGAAATTGCAATGGAATTAATCGAACAGGAACAGCCGCAAGTTGTGGTTTCTGATATTAATATGCCTTTTATGAATGGAATTGAGATGGCCAAGCTTGTGAAAGAAAAAAGCCCAACATCGAAAATTATTTTTTTAACGGGCTATGAAGATTTTAACTATGCACAAGAAGCAATCAAATTAAGAGCGTTTGACTATTTATTAAAACCAGTAGACTCAACTCTGTTGCTCGAAAAAGCAAAAGAAGCAGCGGTTGAATGGGAAAAAGAAAGAGCGGATTATAAGAAAATTCAAGCATCTATTCCGTTACTTCAACAGAATTTCCTTCAAAAGCTTGCCAGGCAGGAGAAAGAGCGTGTGGATATCGAGGAAGAATTATTCTCACTCGGAATTCATTTAGAAGGCCCTTTTTATTCCTCTATGCTGATTCATTGTGAACAAGAGGAAGGATTAATCGATAAGTTTAGCGCTCAGATAGCAACCTTGATATCAGAATCTGTGAAACCATGCATGGGAGTGGTTTTGAATGCCGGAGAAAATGAAATTGCTATCTTTCTATCCTTAGAAACAAATCAGAATAACAGGATGAATTTGTTGGCAAATAATATCCTCAAGCTGATGGGTTCGACTAGACTATTAATGACCATCACATTAGGTAGAATATATAATAATTTATTCGAGTTAAGCAATTCATTTCTAGACTGTCGGTTGGCCATGGATATTAGGCATATTATGGGACATGGTCAAATTTACTCTATTGATGATGCCACCTCTGATTGGCAGATAAGCAAAGAAAAGTTGATAGGAATTGAACGTAAACTAGAGGAACAAATAATACTAGGTTTACCTGGGTCAATAACTAAAACTCTTGATGAATTAAATGAAGTCATTTTTAATTGCAGAAACCTTACATTAAAAGAAATGAAGATACTAGCAATTAAATTTAGTTCAATGCTTTTCTATGAAATTGAAAAGTGGAAAAAAGAAGAAATGAATAGTTTTGATTCATCCATATACTACGATGATATCATGGGTTTGAAATCGCTTAATGAAATGATGGAAATCCTTCAGCGCTTAGTTCAGGAATGGGCCTTGTTAATGAATAAGGGGCTAAAAAATAATCGTTACTCTCTTGTCGATCAGGCAATCAATTATATGAAGGAATCTTATCAAGAAAGTGGATTAACTTTATTAAAAGTAGCTAAACAAGTGCACGTTAGCCCACCATATTTAAGCAACTTATTTAAAGTTGAAAAAGGGTTTAACTTTGGTGACTTTTTATTGGAACTAAGGATGAATAAAGCAATTGATATATTAACCACTGAGTATGTTAAAACATATGAGGTTTCGGAGAGGGTTGGTTATAACAATCCTCAGTATTTCAGTATTTGTTTTAAGAAATATACGGGTTATACTCCAGCCGAGTTTCGTAAAAAACATCGAGCATAA
- a CDS encoding glycoside hydrolase family 105 protein, whose translation MQETVNQKALILAEKACQAIMNTYQPEELPPANSFHYHQGVFLYGMLRVWEATGKDEYFDYMKAYIDSLIDEEGNLYFARDELDSVQAGILLFPLYKKTKHRKYMIAARKLRQLLETINRTEEGGFWHKDKYPYQMWLDGLFMAGPFMLLYSKNFQEDDLIQTVLRQEKLMRKNMTDNETGLLYHAWDEKIVQPWANSETGCSPEFWGRSIGWYGTAVIDLLELLGDKKRGQEELIPSLQKLIRSIAAYQDEKSGLWYQIVDKGDRQDNWLESSCSSLFLYFIAKAIKHGYVNDSYHAIVHKGYNGLLKLMVKEEESTLTLSGICIGTSAGLYDYYVGRPTSENDLHGMGAFILASMAIYDLSN comes from the coding sequence ATTCAGGAAACAGTGAACCAGAAGGCGTTGATACTGGCTGAGAAAGCATGCCAAGCAATAATGAATACATACCAACCGGAGGAGCTCCCACCAGCTAATTCCTTTCACTATCATCAAGGTGTCTTTTTATACGGGATGTTACGTGTTTGGGAAGCCACAGGAAAAGATGAATATTTCGATTATATGAAAGCCTATATTGATAGTCTGATTGATGAAGAAGGAAATCTTTATTTTGCCAGGGATGAACTTGACTCTGTACAAGCTGGAATCTTGTTATTCCCTCTTTATAAAAAGACAAAGCATCGAAAATATATGATTGCTGCAAGGAAACTCCGCCAGTTATTAGAAACGATTAATCGAACGGAGGAAGGTGGATTCTGGCACAAAGATAAATATCCGTACCAAATGTGGTTAGATGGATTGTTCATGGCAGGACCGTTCATGTTGTTGTATAGCAAGAATTTCCAAGAAGATGATTTAATTCAAACGGTCCTTCGGCAAGAAAAGCTTATGAGAAAGAATATGACTGATAATGAAACTGGCTTGCTTTATCACGCTTGGGATGAGAAAATAGTTCAGCCTTGGGCGAATAGTGAGACAGGTTGTTCTCCAGAATTCTGGGGCCGTTCCATTGGATGGTATGGAACCGCTGTCATTGATTTGTTAGAGCTTTTAGGAGATAAAAAACGTGGACAGGAAGAACTTATTCCTTCGCTTCAAAAACTAATCCGATCTATTGCTGCATATCAGGATGAAAAATCAGGATTATGGTACCAAATTGTGGATAAAGGGGATCGTCAGGATAACTGGTTAGAGTCATCTTGTTCCTCACTATTTCTCTACTTCATTGCCAAGGCAATCAAACACGGGTATGTAAATGATTCCTATCATGCAATAGTCCATAAGGGATATAATGGTTTGTTAAAACTTATGGTTAAGGAAGAAGAAAGTACTTTGACACTAAGTGGTATTTGTATTGGTACTTCAGCTGGATTATATGATTACTATGTAGGTCGTCCAACTTCCGAAAATGATTTGCACGGAATGGGTGCATTTATTTTAGCTAGTATGGCTATATATGACCTTTCTAACTAG